The segment CACCCAAATATGCGGAGATAAACACGCTCTTCTAAAAAAACCTTGATCATAAGATCTAGCTTTTAAATAGATAGCCAAACTAGCCAACTGTCCAGCACGCTCATCAATCTCATAGCCATATAAGTTCTTCTCAATAATTAGCTGTGCTATATCACGTCTACGATATCCTTCCTCCTCATAAATAAGTGTAAGTAACTCAAAAGCATAAACTAAGATATGTCCACTTCCACAGGCAGGATCTACAAGAGTGAGCTCTTCGGGAGAACTAATCTTCAAAAAGTCATCTTCTTGTTCTGTTTCAATATAGTAGGGCATTTTCTCTTTTAAGCTAGAATTTGGAAAGTTTTGCATCCAAAGTTTACCTAGCGTATTTTGCACCATGTATTCCACAATCCAACGTGGCGTAAAAAGTTGTGTTACTGCAGGGATATCTTCTTTGGATACTTTCCCTGTTGCTCCCGAAACCTCATCTTTACGTTCGGAAATATAAAACTGATAGAGCCAACCTATGATTTCAACCTCACTACAATCTTCTTCACTCATACCCTCTACTACATCCGAGATGATGCTATGAGGAGAAGTTAAGTCGCTAGGCAACAAGAGTTCTGTATAATCATCAATTCCTTCAAAAAGAAAAGGAAACAACTTATTTAAATAATTACATGCCGCCACTAAGAGTAAACGATAGGCCTCATTTTCAGGATTACCCGTAGTATTATCTAAGACATGCAACACTTTATCTTTTTCAGCAATAGACATTAATTCGTTACTTATATCAGCCGCCTTAGCATTTGCTAATATTTCAGGTATGCTTTCTCCTGCTTTAGGTGTTACCACTTTCACATGAAAAGGATGATAATCATTAATATCCATAAAACGAAGTGCAATGAATCGGTTGAACCAAGTATAAGCGACCCGATCAATCAAAGCCTCTTTCTCTTTTTTATCTACAATCTTTAAGAGATTGCTATGTACCTCTTCTTTTCCTCGAAGCTCTGCAGTATCTCCTTTTAATACAAAGTCTAGTTTAGCCGCAATCTGCTCTTTTAGTTTATTTCGTGCCCCTTGTGCAAAGGCTTTTAATGCATTCGTATTCATAGTTACTATTTCAGATATATTACCTTATTATTTTTAATCTCATGCTCCAGTGCCTTTCTCATTTTGGATAAGTAAAGCTCCACATCTTCTTTTGTTTCAAGACTCTTGTGTTCTACATTTACTTGACTAAGTATTTTCTCTAGCCTTACCGCTTTTTTTATAGGTCGATAAGACTCTACAGGTTCTGCAGCCACCGGTGAGTGTGCGGAGGTGTCTGTATATTTCACCTCTTTTTTATCTGACTCTGGAGGGCGATTATAATACTCGTATCGATCAGATATATGATTTATCAGATCAATATGCATTTGCTTCAACTCTTCGTTATAAGACAGTAAGCGACTAATAAATTTGCAATTATCAATCTCTGTTTTCTTTTCTTCTAATTGGCTTAAAACACGTACTTGCTCAGCTTTAGGTAATGACTGAAATAAATCAACACTTTCAATAGAATGAAGAATCTCTTTATATTGCTCTAATCGGTTTTCACGCTCTTGATGCAACTCATCAATAATCTGCTTTTCTATTTCACGAATCCAGTCGGACGCATTATTAAGCTGTCCAAGTACTTTACTCGTAGAATCAGTAACTAAAGTCCTTAGATCTTCTATTCTTTTATTTTTTATATATTCTAAATTTACTGCACCTTGGCTTAATAATATTTTAATTTTTTTATAAATTTCCTTTTGGGGTCCATTGCTAAACATCTTAAACTCATCAAATAGCTCCTTATCATCCAGTAGATCATCGTTATATTGCGTATAGTTTTTGAGCAAGTCACCATATTCTAAATGCAGCAATTTCTCCAAGTTTTCTTCAAACTCCGTAAGTTCTCCATAGAACGGGTACTGATCCTGCATATCGATATAGCTGCGTACCTGCGTAAGTAGGGCTTGCCCTTTGCTTTGGAATAAACGAACTATTTCTTTTGCTTCGGAAGCTGAGTTGGTTTCATTAAATAATTCTGCATGAAAACGTTTAAATGCATTTAATACAGAAAGATCAAACTCTTCCTGCAAAGTGATACGCACTTCTTGATAAGAGCGATTGTTTAATAAACCCTCCAAAAACTCTTGATCATCCAAAGTATTTGTAACTTTCTTAGCCTCTATTTTTCCCTTTTTAGACAACATAGCTAATAAGCACCACACCTCCATCAGTTCCCAACCATAAGGGCGACTACCAAAATAATCCTTTATTTCGGCTAAATTAACTCGTTTACTTAAATTTTCTTGTCGAGTGAGATAAGTAAGAATTTCATTAGACGCCTGAGTAAACTTAGAGTTTGTCTCTATATTATCGAAAATAGAAGTTTGGTGATCAGGGCTTAAAATAGTCTTTAGCCTTTGTTCACTAAAATCAAAATCAACAACCAAATGCAATTTTGTATAGACCGTTTCTACTAATTCTTGGAAAGCTTCGCTAATGACTACTTTGGCATCTGAAGAGGATGACTTAGCATGAACCGATCCATTGATATAATAATCCGAATCGATCACTACCCGCTCTATCATTTCTTTCAACTTATTTTCGCGAACATGATTGTATTTTATTTTCTTAGCCAAAATATCGCGTCGGCTATCTTTCATTGTTTTAGTTTGCTCGCGCGAGTAATAAGATTTTGTTTGAATAGAAATACGCATTTCTTGCATCAAACGATTATCTGTAGGTAGCTTTACCCGCATCATGGGAACATCAACAGTCCCAGCATAAAAATAGCTTTCACTTCCTTCGTTTGAAAACTCTATACTTAATTCATAAGTTCTACCAAATGTTGAATTATTAATTACACGTGTATAGAAAAAGTCTCGTTGGTAGTCTGACAAATATATTTTAGATCCTTTCAAGATGTGATCATAAATCAACTCATTCAATTGTTGATTGAGTTCACGTTCCTCTACTGGCGTGTTTTTAATCTCTTCTTCTATATCTTTCTCTTCATTCGTCAAGTACTCATAGACCTCCCCCTTACGTTGTATATAAGTTTGATCTTCTAATGTATTCAAAGCCACCTGTACTTGCTTTTGGTGGTCATTGATGTTTATTGTATAGCTATCAATAAGTAAAGTACCTATATTCTCGGCAGTAGTTAGAATATCATCGCCATTATACTTTAATAAGAATAGTAATTTCATAATACGAATAGCCATTGGATTATTCTTTAATAATCCTTCCGCTTGAATAATGGCATTTTGAGCCTCCGTACGTAACGTACCACGAAGGCCTTCAAATAAGAAATCAAAACCTACTAATGGAGTTGGATTTTGCTCCTCTTTAGGGAGTTTCTTTAAGACATCCTGGAAGACACCCAACATAGATCGTTCACCGACAGATTGACTACGTCCTTGAAATACGTTATGTTCAGATAATTTTTTAAGGCATTCTTGAAACAAATTAAACTGGTAAGGCACAAAAGGATATTTGTTAGAAAAATCTAGATCTGAAGTGTAAAAATTATCCTGATGCTTCCCTTTTCCTGTTATACTTAAAAGTGTTTTTAGGTTGTTGTGTTCTATTTGATAAATATCCTTTAAATAGTTTGTACCCTCTTCTGTTTTATCTAATAAACGGCGTTCTATAACCTCGTCAATATTGGCAGAAGTTAGCGGTATCTTTATCTTAAAACGTCCTTGAATTTTAGAAAAGTCATCTTTTTCTAATGCTGCTATATTAGCCACATGGTGCTCCAACGTTTCTTGCGAGGTAACAAATACCCAGCTACGTCCACCACATTTAGTAAGTAATGATTCGGCTATAGTTTGTAAGTTAAGCATAAGGGCTTTATCCTCTGCTATAAACTGTCCCACTTCATCAACAAAGAAATTGAGTTGTGATTTGTCTCCTTTAGAATTTAAATACTCTTTAACTAAGTCTGCAAAAAGAGCAATCGATTGCTTATAACTATCCTTAAAGCTTTTAATAAAGTCGTCATAATCTGCAGAAGCAGCCCCGAATAAAGACGCACAAGCTTGAGCTACTGCCTCTTTTACTTCAGGTACGAAGTATCTATTTCGCACCTCTTCCCAAGGTTTATTATAATTTTGTAGGAAAAGCTCTTTAAAAGCTTCATACTTAGTTTGCTTATCTAGATACATTTCAAAGTCAGCTACATGAGGCTCAGCCCCATAGTAACCCAAATGATCATAAAAAACCTTATAGAAAACTTGTAGAATAGCACTATCACTCTCTTTAGAAGTTCGTTCAGCTTGTTGGTCAATGTTAAACAAAATACTCTCAGCATCATAGTTACGCAGAGCTCGTGAAATATCACCCTTTAGCTTGGGATCATCTTCTATCTTATTGGCAAAGATCTCTCCCACATTCTCTTTATTCTCAAGGATATAGCTCAACATCTTAAGCAAGTGCGACTTACCCGAGCCATAGAAGCCAGAGATCCAGACTCCATTTACTCGAACAGCTTGACGTGGCACATTATAAGCTTCAAAAAAATCAGCTAATTTACTTTTAATCTCATTGGTGATTACATATTCATCTACTTCTTGTTTTAAGTGTTCTGTATCATCGGCTTTAATCACCGTTTCAATAATACGATTATAGTCTTTTTTAAATAAATTCAATAAAGTCATAGTATCTTAGATTAAAGTTTATATTCTAGTATATTAAAAGCTCTGTAGTAATTATCATCTTTAAGCTTTCCAAAAATATTTAAAGCCTGCCCTGTATATTCTCCAGGAAAAAACAGTAAAGTAGGCATCTCTTTTACAATACTTTGTAAGTTGTTTAGTATAATATGAGAACGTATAAATGGGTATACTGCTCCTATTCCTTTTAAAAAGAGGATTTGATATTCACCTGTATCTATTAATTCTTTAATTTTAGGAATAAAGCGATTGTGTATATCTAAAACAGATTGAGTAGCTCTTAGAAAATCATGTTTGTCATCTTCTCGCATTTCTTGTTCGATCTCAAACATCTCATCAAGGCCCACATCTTCTTGAATAATAGAGACACTCAATTCAAAAAGATCAAGACAGAGAACAGAAATATTTTGTACTTTGAGCTTTTGAACTAAGCCTTTAATTTCTAATTCTACCGTAGCCTCTTTTTGAATATCGTAAGGGTATATCCAAAAAGGGATTTCTCCACCCAAGGCTTCCATGTTAAGATATCGTTCAGAACTAACGATAGGAAAAAGATCTGTTACTGTGTTTATCTCTGTTTTCATTTCTAATTCAATAAGTATTTTAAATCTTCTTTTGAAAGTAAACTCCGTATCTGCAAGTTCAAATATGGAATTAGTATCGTTCGCGAGGAAATCTGATCTATTAATCCGGCTTCTTCAAGCATCTTAAATAATACTTGTTTTATTTTATATTTTGTACTCTCTGCTAAGTTTTCAATTTGACTATATTCTAATGCTTTACGGTTAAAAAAAACCGTATAGTCTAATTCATCAATAGAGAACTTAAGTAACTTCACATTTTCAAGAATCACTTCTTCCACAAACTCTTTTAAAAAAAGATAAGTCCGTATACAACTGATAAAACAAATTAAACGCTGATTCTCAATAGACATAAAAGCAAGAGCACTTATTTCATCCTCACTTAATTGTTTCATTCTCAAAATTAACTCAATAAACTCTCTTTTATTAGTAGAAAGCCGTTGTTTATTAAGAACACTAGGATCTAAATCTTCTATCTCAATATTTTTACTACTTAATACCTCAGCAAGAAGAACCATTTCATTCACTTTAAGAGAGGCTGCAGTAAATGAAAATCGATATTTTTTTATACTCAAGTGAATCTAGTTTTATTCGTGATTAAAATTATATGTCAAACAAATATACTATAAATATTTGGGCTTTACCCCTAAACCAACTCATCATTCAGATATTCCATTTACACTAAATAGAGATCACTTTCTTATTTAATTATTTGATATTCATTAGTTTTATCCACATATCGTACATATTGATTTTGGACTAATATATTCAAGGTTTCTACTACTTTTTGCTCATGCTCTTTCAACATCAACATCATACCAACTAATATTTTCAAAATCGGTATAGATATCACAAGCTTCTGGAAAAATAGTTGGTAGAAAGTGAGGGTTAAAAGGCATAGTATCGACATCTAGATTAGCTAGTTGTTCGTCCATTAGATTCTGCTTTACAGAGTATTCTACAGCAAGTTTCATATAGTTCCGATATAGAAATAGAAATAGAGCTAGATGTAAAATATTATTATCCATCAGATTAGGCTTGTTTTAAGATTATTTTTTAACTTTAAGGGCTATCTATGAAAGCAGCTGCTAAAAGACTTATAAGCCTTTAGTACAGCTAAAGAAATACAGACACACTATACAACTCCAGGAACTATGAATACAGCAAACCTTATATTTACTGCTACTTATGCTAAAACAGGTAAAAGAAGTGGCTATTTTTATGAGCTAAAGCCAATTGACGACACCAACAACAAAACATCTAACTCCGATAAATATCTTGCTTATAAAGCAATGAAATTGTTTCATAATGACAAAACAATTAAATTAATAGATAATGAACGCTACAATATAGAGGTGGCCATTAATCCTTTAGAGATAAAAAAATTACACCTTTTAATAAAGCTAACTCTAAACATCCATCAACCAAAGCAATCAGCAAAAACACCACTTCTACGTGTCATATATGCAAGAAAGAAAACACTCTTTCAAATAGTAAAAACCTTGAATCTCGTTTTTTAAAGGATACTCAGGACAATACTGTTTCTGACAGTAATTTTTCATCTAGTTTGGATACATACATTCAACATATAGAAACGGTGGATTTATCATCACAAGTTAAAGATTATTCTAACACTAATATATTCCACCAACTCTCTAATGTTCTAAATTTAATTGATGACACATGTGATATTTCAGCAGCTTTGCAAAAACAAATCACAACTCTTCGCAATAAAATAACCATTGATGGAAAACTTTTGAATACATTTATCAGCAACAAAATACCTTTTGGGATAGATACCCAATACAGAGAATTACAAGTATCAGAAATTCTTAATATTGAAAATCACTCAGGGGTTATTGATCGTGTAATAAGAGCCTTTGCTCCTTTAGACCCTGATAAACTTCGCCAGGTCATTTTTAAAACAAGGAAACTTAGACACAAAGATATTCTCGAAAGTATAGACTCTCAGCCTCGCATCTTCTATACCCCTTATCAAACTATTTTCCATTTACTTTATAAAAAGTACTTCAATTACAGCCTGCAGATAGTAAAACTTCCATTTGATGAGTATTGGAACAAAGAAAATGATTTTAATAAGGATAAGTTAGCAACTTGTTATATTGAATTTTTAACCTTAGCACAAAAACTTAATTTGAGTCATATATTAAAGGATTACAAATTTATAGGCTGGACTTTTAAACATTGTATAGATAAAAAATGGGCTATTCCTGCAGAAAATCTCCCTATATGGTTAGAAAACTGGGTACAAGAAGAGTCAGAACAACGTAATCTTTTTATTAAAAAGTTAGGTTTTCACACTGTAGATAGTCCAATTGTTACTTTTAGAAAAGCACTAATCGACCCCAATACTAATCCAAAGAGAAAACAAAAACTATATCAACTGTGCAAACCATTACAAAAAGTACTATGGAACACCATTGCATGGCTTAGCCAGTTTGACACTGATATTATCACTAATAATATTCATTTAATTAAACAAATAGAAAGCCAAAGACCTTTAGTTTCTGACCAAAGAAAATTAGTTATTCCTTTAATAGACCATATTGATGAAGAAAACAAGTACATCTATAAGTTAGAAGAAACATCTCGACATGAAACTTTATATGTTCTTCCAGAGAATCTCGAATATACTGCAGATCTATATTCCATAATAAAAGAACAAATGGGTACCATTAAAATAACTGACCATTTTTGTGATAAGTACACCAGCTATTTTAAAAAAGAAGTTATTGAAGTACACAAACGCATTGACTTAGAAGATTTAACAAAAAATTCTACTTCTTGGAGTGCACCTTTTTATCAGACATGGATTTATAAGATTAAATATCCTATTTATATTTATCAAGGGGATAAAATTCCTCACAAATTAGTTTATAAAAATGTTATTCTAAAAAAACAGAGTTATGGCTCTCAAGTTTATATTGATGGGAAATACTTTATTACCAATAAATTAAAACATTCTATTTTAGGAAACATCAAACATTATTTACCTAAAGATGCTTTAGATGATTTAAAAGAATGGCATTATAAAACCTTAAAAGATCCTTCTCTACTTGATTATTTATTCTTTAAATCAGATTATATAATTGAAAAACTAATTAAAGAAAGACTCGGTTTTTCTCTTGATCAACAAAAAAGTAGCAAACTCCGACCTTTCTGCCAAGCTATATACCATCTATCTAATCTAGGATATGATCTAAAACGTCTCAACAGAGAAGGGGCTTTACTTACAAATATCATAACCATCACAGGTAGTAAAATAAAGTGCTTAGTTCAATGTGCTAAGGAAGAAACGCTTCAGCTCTCACCTGAGTATTGGCATCTCCTTAGCTCTCCCAATACAACTCTTTTAGTTGTTTTCCCCCAGAATAGGTCTAGATTATTTACAAGTCAAGAGGATTTATTAAAAGACTCTTTATTTAAACACATTCAAGTGATTATTCCAAAACCTAATACACCCGAAGAGATGAATGAGCTATTAGAAAAAGTAAAATTTAGGAAGAAAATAATTCTAAAACCTGATTAAGTTTTAGGAAAGTATAATTGTCCTTGGC is part of the Bacteroides coprosuis DSM 18011 genome and harbors:
- a CDS encoding hypothetical protein (KEGG: cyh:Cyan8802_2210 hypothetical protein~SPTR: Putative uncharacterized protein;~IMG reference gene:2504107486), which codes for MTLLNLFKKDYNRIIETVIKADDTEHLKQEVDEYVITNEIKSKLADFFEAYNVPRQAVRVNGVWISGFYGSGKSHLLKMLSYILENKENVGEIFANKIEDDPKLKGDISRALRNYDAESILFNIDQQAERTSKESDSAILQVFYKVFYDHLGYYGAEPHVADFEMYLDKQTKYEAFKELFLQNYNKPWEEVRNRYFVPEVKEAVAQACASLFGAASADYDDFIKSFKDSYKQSIALFADLVKEYLNSKGDKSQLNFFVDEVGQFIAEDKALMLNLQTIAESLLTKCGGRSWVFVTSQETLEHHVANIAALEKDDFSKIQGRFKIKIPLTSANIDEVIERRLLDKTEEGTNYLKDIYQIEHNNLKTLLSITGKGKHQDNFYTSDLDFSNKYPFVPYQFNLFQECLKKLSEHNVFQGRSQSVGERSMLGVFQDVLKKLPKEEQNPTPLVGFDFLFEGLRGTLRTEAQNAIIQAEGLLKNNPMAIRIMKLLFLLKYNGDDILTTAENIGTLLIDSYTININDHQKQVQVALNTLEDQTYIQRKGEVYEYLTNEEKDIEEEIKNTPVEERELNQQLNELIYDHILKGSKIYLSDYQRDFFYTRVINNSTFGRTYELSIEFSNEGSESYFYAGTVDVPMMRVKLPTDNRLMQEMRISIQTKSYYSREQTKTMKDSRRDILAKKIKYNHVRENKLKEMIERVVIDSDYYINGSVHAKSSSSDAKVVISEAFQELVETVYTKLHLVVDFDFSEQRLKTILSPDHQTSIFDNIETNSKFTQASNEILTYLTRQENLSKRVNLAEIKDYFGSRPYGWELMEVWCLLAMLSKKGKIEAKKVTNTLDDQEFLEGLLNNRSYQEVRITLQEEFDLSVLNAFKRFHAELFNETNSASEAKEIVRLFQSKGQALLTQVRSYIDMQDQYPFYGELTEFEENLEKLLHLEYGDLLKNYTQYNDDLLDDKELFDEFKMFSNGPQKEIYKKIKILLSQGAVNLEYIKNKRIEDLRTLVTDSTSKVLGQLNNASDWIREIEKQIIDELHQERENRLEQYKEILHSIESVDLFQSLPKAEQVRVLSQLEEKKTEIDNCKFISRLLSYNEELKQMHIDLINHISDRYEYYNRPPESDKKEVKYTDTSAHSPVAAEPVESYRPIKKAVRLEKILSQVNVEHKSLETKEDVELYLSKMRKALEHEIKNNKVIYLK
- a CDS encoding protein of unknown function DUF1788 (InterPro IPR014858~KEGG: rsq:Rsph17025_3735 hypothetical protein~PFAM: Protein of unknown function DUF1788~SPTR: Putative uncharacterized protein;~IMG reference gene:2504107487~PFAM: Domain of unknown function (DUF1788)) produces the protein MKTEINTVTDLFPIVSSERYLNMEALGGEIPFWIYPYDIQKEATVELEIKGLVQKLKVQNISVLCLDLFELSVSIIQEDVGLDEMFEIEQEMREDDKHDFLRATQSVLDIHNRFIPKIKELIDTGEYQILFLKGIGAVYPFIRSHIILNNLQSIVKEMPTLLFFPGEYTGQALNIFGKLKDDNYYRAFNILEYKL
- a CDS encoding Protein of unknown function DUF1819 putative inner membrane (InterPro IPR014948~KEGG: maq:Maqu_0555 hypothetical protein~PFAM: Protein of unknown function DUF1819, putative inner membrane~SPTR: Putative uncharacterized protein;~IMG reference gene:2504107488~PFAM: Putative inner membrane protein (DUF1819)), giving the protein MSIKKYRFSFTAASLKVNEMVLLAEVLSSKNIEIEDLDPSVLNKQRLSTNKREFIELILRMKQLSEDEISALAFMSIENQRLICFISCIRTYLFLKEFVEEVILENVKLLKFSIDELDYTVFFNRKALEYSQIENLAESTKYKIKQVLFKMLEEAGLIDQISSRTILIPYLNLQIRSLLSKEDLKYLLN
- a CDS encoding hypothetical protein (KEGG: pmc:P9515_16081 hypothetical protein~IMG reference gene:2504107489), with the protein product MDNNILHLALFLFLYRNYMKLAVEYSVKQNLMDEQLANLDVDTMPFNPHFLPTIFPEACDIYTDFENISWYDVDVERA
- a CDS encoding hypothetical protein (KEGG: tva:TVAG_042010 hypothetical protein~SPTR: Crispr-associated cxxc_cxxc protein Cst1;~IMG reference gene:2504107490), whose protein sequence is MNTANLIFTATYAKTGKRSGYFYELKPIDDTNNKTSNSDKYLAYKAMKLFHNDKTIKLIDNERYNIEVAINPLEIKKLHLLIKLTLNIHQPKQSAKTPLLRVIYARKKTLFQIVKTLNLVF
- a CDS encoding hypothetical protein (KEGG: ddi:DDB_G0285797 hypothetical protein~SPTR: Putative uncharacterized protein;~IMG reference gene:2504107491) → MDTYIQHIETVDLSSQVKDYSNTNIFHQLSNVLNLIDDTCDISAALQKQITTLRNKITIDGKLLNTFISNKIPFGIDTQYRELQVSEILNIENHSGVIDRVIRAFAPLDPDKLRQVIFKTRKLRHKDILESIDSQPRIFYTPYQTIFHLLYKKYFNYSLQIVKLPFDEYWNKENDFNKDKLATCYIEFLTLAQKLNLSHILKDYKFIGWTFKHCIDKKWAIPAENLPIWLENWVQEESEQRNLFIKKLGFHTVDSPIVTFRKALIDPNTNPKRKQKLYQLCKPLQKVLWNTIAWLSQFDTDIITNNIHLIKQIESQRPLVSDQRKLVIPLIDHIDEENKYIYKLEETSRHETLYVLPENLEYTADLYSIIKEQMGTIKITDHFCDKYTSYFKKEVIEVHKRIDLEDLTKNSTSWSAPFYQTWIYKIKYPIYIYQGDKIPHKLVYKNVILKKQSYGSQVYIDGKYFITNKLKHSILGNIKHYLPKDALDDLKEWHYKTLKDPSLLDYLFFKSDYIIEKLIKERLGFSLDQQKSSKLRPFCQAIYHLSNLGYDLKRLNREGALLTNIITITGSKIKCLVQCAKEETLQLSPEYWHLLSSPNTTLLVVFPQNRSRLFTSQEDLLKDSLFKHIQVIIPKPNTPEEMNELLEKVKFRKKIILKPD